One part of the Acuticoccus sp. MNP-M23 genome encodes these proteins:
- a CDS encoding transcriptional regulator — MALTRNFKETVKARADRDPAFRIGLLQAALEAFIDGDLAIGKILLRDYVNATGGFEELGTHLHKSPKSLMRMLSEEGNPRANNLFALVAHLKSAEGVSLSVTPTPVH, encoded by the coding sequence ATGGCTCTGACAAGGAATTTTAAGGAAACGGTCAAGGCACGGGCGGATCGCGACCCGGCTTTTCGCATCGGACTGCTTCAGGCGGCGCTGGAAGCGTTTATCGATGGCGACCTTGCCATCGGCAAGATTTTGCTGCGCGACTACGTGAATGCGACGGGCGGCTTTGAGGAACTCGGAACGCACCTGCATAAGAGCCCGAAAAGCCTGATGCGGATGCTGAGCGAGGAGGGAAATCCGCGCGCCAACAATCTGTTCGCCCTGGTCGCGCATCTCAAGTCCGCAGAGGGCGTGTCCCTCTCTGTCACACCAACGCCAGTCCACTGA
- a CDS encoding type II toxin-antitoxin system RelE/ParE family toxin — MVDRLDTAAALKVRTAIARMEAGDFGDVKPVGEGVSERRINFGPGYRLYFGQEGQNLVLLLVGGTKRRQQADIGQAKALWDDYKQRKRKG; from the coding sequence TTGGTTGATCGTCTCGACACCGCTGCCGCTCTCAAGGTTCGAACGGCTATTGCCCGCATGGAAGCCGGCGATTTCGGTGATGTGAAGCCTGTTGGAGAGGGGGTCTCGGAGCGCCGGATCAACTTCGGTCCAGGCTACCGACTCTATTTCGGGCAAGAAGGACAGAACCTCGTTCTGCTTCTTGTTGGCGGGACAAAACGCCGGCAACAGGCGGATATCGGCCAGGCAAAAGCCCTCTGGGACGACTACAAGCAGCGCAAGCGGAAAGGATGA
- a CDS encoding sulfotransferase family 2 domain-containing protein produces MTLKSEDDVLIHLHVPKCAGSSVNAVLFNRFKKRSVPSGNVQLVTRFHSMTNEERDRDFDCMAGHYQWGLHTKFNREVKYISVVRHPLDRICSYFNYIHLREEHPNHELFGNLLDINDLQLGWLKSQPNIMTNFCNHLCFAYAGMRIRAVHYDKFEQRVILDIKNGNFIVGSLDDIEKWLRSNGILDKMASIPHENRSANLKSSREFVRASPEMLIPRVRSLLLRLNYFDTKIIEAIHWTNYFFGKGARPEPVLQAQTMHPLLAE; encoded by the coding sequence ATGACGCTGAAGTCTGAAGATGATGTATTGATCCACCTTCACGTGCCCAAATGCGCAGGCAGCTCGGTGAACGCGGTTCTATTCAATCGCTTTAAGAAAAGGTCCGTCCCCAGCGGGAATGTGCAGCTGGTTACGCGGTTCCATTCTATGACGAACGAAGAGCGGGATCGTGACTTTGATTGCATGGCCGGTCACTACCAGTGGGGGTTACATACCAAATTCAACCGCGAGGTAAAATATATTTCAGTCGTGCGGCATCCTCTGGACCGTATTTGCAGCTATTTTAATTACATACATTTAAGGGAGGAACATCCAAATCATGAATTATTTGGAAACTTGCTTGATATAAATGATTTGCAGCTGGGATGGCTGAAGAGCCAGCCAAATATAATGACAAACTTTTGCAACCATCTGTGTTTTGCTTACGCTGGAATGCGTATACGCGCTGTTCATTACGATAAATTCGAACAACGAGTAATTTTAGATATAAAAAACGGCAATTTTATTGTTGGAAGTTTGGACGATATTGAGAAATGGCTACGTTCAAATGGCATTCTCGATAAGATGGCATCGATTCCTCATGAGAATAGAAGCGCCAATCTTAAAAGCTCTCGCGAATTTGTCAGGGCTTCGCCTGAGATGCTCATTCCGAGAGTACGCAGCCTTCTCCTCAGGTTGAATTATTTCGATACAAAGATCATCGAGGCAATTCATTGGACAAATTATTTTTTTGGCAAAGGCGCCAGGCCAGAACCTGTATTGCAGGCTCAGACAATGCACCCGTTATTGGCTGAATAG